One Desulfarculaceae bacterium DNA window includes the following coding sequences:
- a CDS encoding ketoacyl-ACP synthase III, with the protein MVPIRLAGTGCYLPEKVLTNYDLEQTLDTTHDWIVKRTGVSERRVAAPDQAASDLALPAARQAMEMAGVSDADLDYIIMATITPDTHCPSAANWLQAKMDAPQAISFDVTAACSGFVFGLDVASRYIQCGMAKTVLVVASEVMSRVQDWTDRSNCILWGDGAGAAVLTAADDTARPRLVDTYLGTDGANGQNLLMPGGGSKTTPITYESVDAKLHTLKMIEASASVRVAVKYFAESATIMLERHGLTLDDVDHFIPHQANLRMLQAVAKRLDVDFERFVITVDRYGNISSASSAIALAEAVSSGRIKPGDRAVITVFGGGLTWGSALIEF; encoded by the coding sequence AAAAGTTCTGACCAACTACGACCTTGAACAGACCCTGGACACCACCCACGACTGGATCGTGAAGCGCACCGGCGTGAGCGAGCGCCGCGTGGCCGCCCCTGACCAGGCGGCCAGCGACCTGGCCCTGCCCGCCGCCCGCCAGGCCATGGAGATGGCCGGGGTGAGCGACGCGGACCTGGACTACATCATCATGGCCACCATCACCCCGGACACCCACTGCCCCTCGGCGGCCAACTGGCTACAGGCCAAGATGGACGCGCCCCAGGCGATCAGCTTCGACGTGACCGCCGCGTGCAGCGGATTTGTCTTTGGCCTGGACGTGGCCTCCCGCTACATTCAGTGCGGCATGGCCAAGACGGTTTTGGTGGTGGCCAGCGAGGTCATGAGCCGGGTGCAGGACTGGACCGACCGCTCCAACTGCATCCTGTGGGGCGACGGGGCCGGCGCGGCGGTGCTCACCGCGGCCGACGACACGGCCAGGCCCCGCCTGGTGGACACCTACCTGGGCACCGACGGGGCCAACGGTCAGAACCTGCTCATGCCCGGCGGCGGTTCCAAGACCACGCCCATTACCTACGAATCAGTGGACGCCAAGCTGCACACCCTGAAGATGATCGAGGCCTCGGCCTCGGTGCGGGTGGCGGTGAAGTACTTCGCCGAGTCGGCGACCATCATGCTGGAGCGCCACGGCCTGACCCTGGACGACGTGGACCACTTCATCCCCCACCAGGCCAACCTGCGTATGCTCCAGGCCGTGGCCAAGCGTTTGGACGTGGACTTCGAGCGCTTCGTGATCACGGTGGACCGCTACGGCAACATTTCCTCGGCCTCCAGCGCCATCGCCCTGGCCGAGGCCGTGTCCAGCGGCCGCATCAAACCCGGCGACCGGGCGGTGATCACCGTTTTCGGCGGCGGGCTCACCTGGGGCAGCGCCCTGATCGAGTTCTAG
- a CDS encoding DHH family phosphoesterase yields the protein MAKAPAKNGGKTRRPGEMVKRLLGRFGPEDRVLIVIAADPDALASALAFKRLLWRKAANVTIANVNTITRPDNLAMVRLLSIPLVSLSEVDPAAFSKKVMLDSQPHHHEAFKELKLDVIIDHHPLGDASSAAGFVDIRPRYGATSSMMTEYLRGARIKPSSRLATALTYGIKTDTASFGRPSLLEDVQAFQYLFPKSNGSVLRKIEFSEMRLKDLALLHLALDRFVVRKHSMYVHLGDVSSPDNLVQIADFFLRVDSVDTCAVSGVHQDKLVVIMRSAAYRTNVGTIAEAAFGDVGPAGGHKAMARAEIPIAAIRKSCKEATDESMARFVMRRLAKAANPKKKD from the coding sequence ATGGCCAAGGCACCCGCGAAAAACGGCGGCAAGACCCGCCGGCCGGGCGAGATGGTAAAGCGCCTGCTGGGGCGTTTCGGGCCCGAGGACCGCGTGCTAATCGTGATCGCGGCCGACCCCGACGCCCTGGCCTCGGCCCTGGCCTTCAAGCGCCTGTTGTGGCGTAAAGCGGCCAACGTGACCATTGCCAACGTGAACACCATCACCCGGCCCGACAACCTGGCCATGGTGCGCCTGCTCTCCATCCCCCTGGTGTCCTTGTCGGAGGTGGACCCCGCCGCCTTCAGCAAGAAGGTGATGCTCGACAGCCAGCCTCACCACCACGAGGCCTTCAAGGAGCTCAAACTGGACGTGATCATCGATCACCATCCCTTGGGCGACGCCTCCAGCGCGGCGGGCTTCGTGGACATACGCCCCCGCTACGGGGCCACCTCCAGCATGATGACCGAGTATCTCCGGGGCGCGCGCATCAAGCCCTCCAGCCGCCTGGCCACCGCGCTCACCTACGGCATCAAGACCGACACTGCCAGCTTTGGCCGCCCCTCCCTCTTGGAGGACGTGCAGGCCTTCCAATATCTGTTCCCCAAGTCCAACGGCTCGGTGCTGCGCAAGATCGAGTTCAGCGAGATGCGCCTGAAGGACCTGGCCCTGTTGCACCTGGCCCTGGACCGCTTCGTGGTGCGCAAGCACTCCATGTACGTGCACCTGGGCGACGTATCCTCGCCGGACAACCTGGTGCAGATCGCCGACTTCTTCCTTCGGGTGGACTCGGTGGACACCTGCGCGGTGAGCGGGGTGCACCAGGACAAGCTGGTGGTGATCATGCGCAGCGCGGCCTACCGCACCAACGTGGGCACCATCGCCGAGGCGGCCTTTGGCGACGTGGGCCCGGCCGGCGGCCACAAGGCCATGGCCCGGGCCGAGATACCCATCGCGGCGATCAGGAAATCGTGCAAGGAAGCCACCGACGAGTCCATGGCCCGCTTTGTCATGCGCCGCCTGGCCAAGGCGGCCAACCCTAAGAAAAAAGACTAG
- a CDS encoding pyruvate carboxylase subunit B has protein sequence MTQDFDWGGNPTPLKVQDLTLRDGTQSLFATRMRTEDMIPAIELMDDAGFWAMEVWGGATFDAMSRFLGEDPWERPRTLRKYAPKTPFSMLLRGQNLVGYRNYADDVAREFVDLSCEAGINVFRVFDALNDYRNFETVVERVKANGEHFQGTICYTLTERKMGGPVFNLEYYLDKARQLDDMGADSICIKDMAGIIAPYDAFKLVSALKKATKTPIHLHSHYTSGMACMAMLKAAEAGVDIIDTCIAPFALRTSHPAVEPIMVALEGTPRDPGLNLDLLLKAAQELEKVAPKYRDYWMPNKMAPIDTNVLVHQVPGGMISNLQSQLRDANALDRLDEVYAEVANTRHELGTPPLVTPTSQIVGVQAVLNVLFGKYKMVTNETKGLAYGLYGKTPTKVDPELRAKILKGYKYGKEPFDARPADILEPEMEAAKARVADIPDTDKFDVMTAAIYDQTGTEFVKIKHGVAPRPAAMEPKTLEQVKAEDEALAKCKKELLAK, from the coding sequence ATGACGCAGGATTTTGATTGGGGCGGCAACCCCACACCGCTGAAGGTTCAGGACCTCACCCTGCGCGACGGCACCCAGAGCCTGTTCGCGACCCGGATGCGCACCGAGGACATGATTCCGGCCATCGAGCTGATGGACGACGCCGGGTTCTGGGCCATGGAGGTATGGGGCGGGGCCACCTTCGACGCCATGAGCCGCTTCTTGGGCGAGGACCCCTGGGAGCGCCCCCGCACCCTGCGCAAGTATGCCCCCAAGACCCCCTTCTCCATGCTGCTCCGGGGCCAGAACCTGGTGGGCTACCGCAACTACGCCGACGACGTGGCCCGCGAATTCGTGGACCTGTCCTGCGAGGCGGGCATCAACGTGTTCCGCGTGTTCGACGCGCTCAATGACTACCGCAACTTCGAGACGGTGGTGGAGCGCGTCAAGGCCAACGGCGAGCACTTCCAGGGCACCATCTGCTACACTCTGACCGAGCGCAAGATGGGCGGTCCGGTGTTCAACCTGGAGTATTACCTGGACAAGGCCAGGCAGCTCGACGACATGGGCGCGGACAGCATCTGCATCAAGGACATGGCCGGCATCATCGCGCCCTACGACGCCTTCAAGCTGGTCAGCGCCCTCAAGAAGGCCACCAAGACCCCCATCCACCTGCACAGCCACTACACCAGCGGCATGGCCTGCATGGCCATGCTCAAGGCGGCCGAGGCGGGCGTGGACATCATCGACACCTGCATCGCGCCCTTTGCCCTGCGCACCAGCCACCCGGCGGTGGAGCCGATCATGGTGGCCCTGGAAGGCACCCCGCGCGATCCCGGCCTGAACCTGGACCTGCTGCTCAAGGCGGCCCAGGAGCTGGAGAAGGTGGCGCCCAAGTACCGCGACTACTGGATGCCCAACAAGATGGCCCCCATCGACACCAACGTGCTGGTGCACCAGGTGCCCGGCGGCATGATCTCCAACCTGCAAAGCCAGCTCAGGGACGCCAACGCCCTGGACCGCCTGGACGAGGTGTACGCGGAAGTGGCCAACACCCGCCACGAGCTGGGCACCCCTCCCCTGGTCACCCCCACCAGCCAGATCGTGGGCGTGCAGGCGGTGTTGAACGTGTTGTTCGGCAAGTACAAGATGGTGACCAACGAGACCAAGGGCCTGGCCTACGGCCTCTACGGCAAGACCCCCACTAAGGTGGACCCCGAGCTGCGGGCCAAGATTCTCAAGGGCTACAAGTATGGCAAGGAGCCCTTTGACGCCCGCCCGGCCGACATCCTGGAGCCGGAGATGGAAGCGGCCAAGGCCCGCGTGGCCGATATCCCCGACACCGACAAGTTCGACGTGATGACCGCGGCCATCTACGACCAGACCGGCACCGAGTTCGTTAAGATCAAGCACGGGGTGGCTCCCCGGCCCGCGGCCATGGAGCCCAAGACCCTGGAGCAGGTCAAGGCCGAAGACGAGGCCCTGGCCAAGTGCAAGAAGGAGCTCTTGGCCAAGTAA